The sequence below is a genomic window from Theobroma cacao cultivar B97-61/B2 chromosome 6, Criollo_cocoa_genome_V2, whole genome shotgun sequence.
ATGAAATAGGTGCAGATAGAGTTGGAATAAGGTTATCTCCCTTTACAGACTTTATTGAAGCAGTAGACTCTGATCCAAAAGCGTTAGCCCTCTACATGGTTGAGGCCTTGAACAAATATGGAATTCTCTACTGCCATATGATCGAGCCAAGGTTGAAAATGATGGGAGATGTAAGTGAATGGTCCTCATACTCTTCTGCCTATGAGAAAAGCTTTCAATGGCACTTTCATTGCTGCCGGGGGCTACACCAAAGAAGATGGAAACAAAGCTGTGGCTGAAAACCGTGCGGATCTTGTTGCTTATGGCCGATTGTTTTTGGCAAATCCTGATTTGCCAAGGCGATTTGAGCTTAATGCGCCTCTTAATAAGTATGACAGAAATACTTTCTACACCTCAGATCCAGTCATTGGTTACACTGATTACCCGTTTCTTGAAGCCAATGGCGATGCTTAAGTTCACAGCAGGAGATAACAATCATTAGTCCAGTTGAATTCCAGGAATGtatgtttctttttgtttttcatttttcttagtGATAAAATCATGTGTATCACAATACATGCGGTATTACTAGTAAAATCCCAGTGCCAATTACCAAGTAATTAGTAGAGGCTACGGGTTTCTGTAAGTGATTCATGAAGTGGTCTGAATTTTAATCCAAACTCGTGCATCTTTTATGAGCTTTGTACCTCATttgtcaaacaaaaaaaaaagcatttgGCAATGCCTGTCACTTTGtttcctttgttctttctttttctctttcttctcctctgATATTTACAAGCTAATCACATCtactaaaaaaatgatatacttGCAATGCCGATGCAAGTGAAAAAACTTAGATAGTAACTAGACCTAGAAAAAATTTGTGTGAAAAACAATCaaagataaaaaggaaaaggtcGAAGCAGCTTCATAGATAGTTACTGATGATCTTGTAGAGGTGACTATATTTAGATGTTTCTGTTTTCTAGTCATGGCTTATCACCATATGTTTGCAAAAATAGTTTTACTGATGAAACCAAAAAGAGCATCATGAGTAATGTGACTTATGGTGACCCATAGTGTTAAAAGCATTCAGTTTTCTCCTAGTACCATAATATAAGCCACATTTGCTTGAACAGGTGAATAGCAGAAAAGCAAGGCAACAAGCAGCCCAGGATATTTTATAAATGGGAGTAAAAATTCTAGATAAATATCTAGAAGAAAGCAAAATGCATTCTGCAATCAAGTCAGTTTGAACCATGCACCTGGCCCTGGCTTTAATTTGTTTCTCAAAGTGCAAAAATGCTTATTTTGCCCATTCTCTTAGTGGGTAGAACAGTTGACATTATATGACTGCCCATCatttcacatgcttcatgctgTTCTTAGCCGCCAATAATGTAACTTGTACCTCTCTATTAACATGCCTGCCTAAACATCCATTTTGGAACTCTTTTCTTTAGGCTACATCAAGAAGTGGGTGAGTTTGTGAGGCATTCCAGATCTTTTTATCTCATTAATAGAAGAAATAAACATCCTTGACCAGAACCACACATCTCATCACTTTCAACCTCCCTCTCTAAATCTGACATATTGCAGCAGTATCCCTTTCATAAACTCCACCTACTTCAGATGCACCACCGGTAGCTCCTCATGTCCTAGGCATCAGTAAGTATCcccaaatggaagaaatgcaATTTTCAGCCTCTAATAAAAACTTGCAGAGAAATTTTTAGCTTTGAACATGTAGACTTTAAATAGAATCCTTTTCAGAGctcttctcattttttattagcATTGACCTCTTCTTTCCGTCTCACTTTATTTCCTTTCCAcagatttaatttcttacttcTCTTACCCTCTCTTGGACCCCTCTGTCTCTTACTGCCACTGCATTGCTTTGGCTCCTCTAATTGCTTCTTAAGCTTTGGATCATCCCAAAAACCATAAGATCTCATCTCATCATAGTATTCCCTGGCTTTATCTAACCATCCAGATGTCACTAGACCTTCCACCAATGCTATGTAGTGACTGGAATCAGGGAGTACTTCAAAATGCTTCATTTCCGCCCAAATCTTCAATGCTTGCTCAGGTTGCTCCATTTTGAAAAACTTACCAAGAACTAAAAGAAAGGTATCGCCGGTAGGACCTAAATTGGCAACCTTCATACAGTTAAAAACTTCCAAAGTTCCTTCAAAACCAACACCATGAAGAAATGCATGGTAGGTTTCAATGGTTGGGCTAAGATTCTCTTCTTTCATGGTGGACAATATATTTCTTGCCTCCTCAAGCTTTTCTGCTTCACAAAGAGGACGTATCATTGAGTTGTAAGTGGCAGAATCTGGCTGCAACCcagtttctttcattttcttcaggATGTTCTGCGCTTCATTTAAGCAATTTTCACGAGTTAGGACATAAACCAAAGACTTGTATACCTCAATGCCTGGATCCCAAcctcttttcttcatttcattATAGAGTCGCAGTGAGTCAAAGAGATTCCCATCTTTTGAGAAACAGGAAATCATGTGAGTATAAGAAGTACCATTTGGCATAATGCAGTATTTTGACATTTCTCTCCAAACTCTCTTTGCTTCAACTACATCAACCAAAATATTACACCAACCATTCAGAACAATGTTAAAGCCATCAGTCTCCAGAGGGAAGAGCTTCTTATTTTGAAGCATTATCTCTTCAGCCTCTTCAACATAGCCATAACTACACAGAGCATTTAGGAGGGTACGAAATGCTTCTTCATCTGGAGTCATTCTGAACTTCTCCATGGTATGGAAAGTTTGAATAGCCTTGCATGGATCACTTGCAGCAGCGTATCTAATTGACATcaaatggaaaggaaaagaaacttATGGGCGAGTAAAAGTTAGAATGATATACCCTATATGAATATTCATGAAATAAACTTATGGGCGAGTAAATGGTAACTCTTGTGAATAGCTACTCTTTGGAAACCTACATATTAAATGTTTCAAAACCGAAAgtagaaataataataaaaaaaaaagcaaggaactcattccatcaaaagagGATATCAACAATGAAAAGTTATAGACAAAATTGCAGCAAATTCACAGAGAAAATTTCCAATTCTCTAAGCTGTTAAAAACCAAAAGTTGAAAGGAGAAAATCAAACATATTATGATGTTGCGAAAGCATAACAGAATCCATCGATTTCAATCAGATTCAAAACACATACCAAAGTCCAAAAACATCTGATTTGAATCAAGTTATCAATGTGGCCCACTACTAAATTAACATCAATGAATGAAGAACACAGCCAAAAAGTGAAGAAGAGGATTGGGAGGTGGGAGTGAATACAACAAGAATGATCACAAGGCATTGAGTCAACAATGACATCAAGCTTCAAGTATAATTGTAGATCTATTGGCCAGAAAAGAACACATTTTGTAGCAAGCAACATAGAGTTACAGTGACATATATACTGGACGCATTATAATTACCTTGTACGCTTATTAACAGCATTATAAGTTTGTAACTTAATTCAGTTCATATCAATTCTAACTGTATCAATGAGGTCTTGCCTCAACAGTAAATTGAAGGCCCTTGGATCTAGCATTCTCAAGTAAGTCCCACTTTACATGGATTTTCTCCAGTTATATACTGGTTGGTTTAGTTTCGTTCTTTATTGGTTTTTTCTCTTGTATGTAATAATTGAGTCATAAATGTTAATTGTTTTTTGATTGTAACTGTAATTTCTACCTATGCATGTAatcatatcaaaataaaaatcatagtTGTATCCAAAAATCAGCAATCACAGCAGTATGCACAATATAGGCTATGCTGTACAACCACTTATATGCTAACTAACAGGCAAACAAACATAGCCATACCAGGCCAAGATTAAAAGAATCACAAGAGAAGCTCACCTATCAATCATAATAAACATTGCTCGTCTTGTATCCATGGAAGAGCGAAATAAGTCACGAATCAAACACCAAGCCATGTTGAACTTCCTATGATTACCCAACACCCAGATCATCAACTCGTAAGTATTTTCACCAGTATTTCCACATTTCTCACCCCATTTAAAAGCCAAAAACGCAAGTCTCCACTCTTCCCTCAATGTCCCAATTACTGAATATACCAAATCTTGAGTTGCCTTGATCCCTGACTCATCAAGAGAAGCCATGGCCTCAGCTTCAGAGCTAAAATGGGCAACCCGTTTGAGCAAATGTAGCAGAGCTTGTTCTTGCGAGTCGGGGCCATGGATTGCTGGTGGAGTGAACTCAAATGGGTAGTTGAGAGTTTGGGTTGAGAGGGATTGTAGAGTGGAGAAACGAGAAGTGAAAAGGAGGGTCCGAGAGGATATAAAaagtgtttgatgaaatgccAAAGAAGGAAACAAGAGTTGTTGGGTTGAGGGAGAAGGAGAAGGTGAGGAAATGGCGGCAGGGTGGTGGAGAAGAAACGGGAACAGGATTTGAGAGTGGGTTCTTTGGAGCCTTCTTGCTAGAGAAAGGAGAGCCATGAGCATTTATACAGAGTGTATCAAGGCGAGTGACATTTTGCTGTGGAAATTTGAACCCATGGATATTTATATGGCAATGActtttgaatttataaataatttttttatatttcttacattaaaattataaatttatggtAAATGAtgtcaaaatttatttaaatttgtatTAAGAGGAGATTTTTAATAATTGGAGGAAATGGTGGAAAAAGTTTTTCCAAATTGtggataaataaaaagaaaagaaatgctATTTTATgtcagaaaaacaaaatttatatttctaATTAGAccatataatttatttttataataattaaaccATATAATGCCTTATCATATGACAATAAGAAGTAAAATTGTAATGTAGGACAGTAAAAAGCTTTGAAAGTAACTAGATATATTATAGAATACATTTAACCAATGTAgttttaaatatctttataTTTAAGATATATTGCTGTTACATAATTTTGGTATATGAAccttattgatttttattaatagAACCATATACTGTATCTGCCTTTTTAAATTCTATTAAAATCTATACTAACAAATGTTGTTGTCATAATATTTACTAAATATTAAAGTAAgcttttccctcttttttttttgttattgaatttttatttatttattttttgcattcatttaaatgttaataatccaacataaaaaaaagaaaagaaataaagtcCAACTTTTCCACCCAGCATAAGGCTACACTTGGCTGGCATGACCTAACCTAATAACCAAACACTCCACCAAGAGAATGCCCATTGCCTAAAACCTCCAAGTAGCAAAAGCATTTTGCTGAAGCAGAGAGCAGCAGACGGAGAGAGAAAGCAAGGaaagccaaaaaaaagaagaaaaaaacacaaCCTGAGGCAATTAATTAGTgggtttaggggcaaaatgggaAACGAAGCAAAAACCACCCCTACCACCGCCAGCGGCAGCAAAGTAGGAGGAGGAGGATTCAGGGCGAGAATGGAGCATTACATATACAGCGGTAAGAAGAAGCACGTGATGGCTGGCATCGCCATCATCGCCGTCGTTTTTGGTGCACCTTGGTTTCTCATGAACCGAGGTtcgtttcctcttttcttcttccttgggttgtttgttttttttttccagctTTGCATTTACTTTTCTGGGGGTTTAAGGATTTGGGTTTATTTTTTGGAATGAATGAaaagtttttatgatttatatatatgtaatgaACTAATGAAAGCTAGACATATATCATTTGCTTGACTGATTTTCTTGTTAAGTGAAAAAAATGCCTTGTCCCCCTTTTATCTATTAAGTTAAAGAATGGTTAGTAGTTGAGAACAGGAAATTTTCTTGGTGGGAAAAATTTCCTGCGTGATTTGAGTGAACGAATCTGCAGTTTTTGGGAATGATTCTAACCATTCAGTGATGCTAAAGAATTTGTTAAGGAATCAATCAAATTGCTGCAATGGCAACACGTCATTTCTTTGAAGTTGCTTTATTGGCGCTTTCATTTTATCAACGACTGGggtttgaaaaagaaaatgagaagaagaagaagaaaaatgaaaatgattttatgaaacttaaGGTTGTTGGAGAGCTATACTGAAGCTCAATTGTGACTATTTTTTTAACTCATTTCTGTTAGCAGTAGAGGCTACTTTTCCTTCAATCAGCTGATAGCAGAGTGATTTCCTTCAATCACTctcatttttatgattttattgttgattttaaatgtttttaaattttctgtttttatcttaaaataaaaagaatgtGTTGGTTTTTGTTGACATGGGTAATTAAAACTCGTATGGAAATAGCAGTACTCGTCTTGATGGAACTGGTTGCtggtttataaataaataaattttataaatacatacatatatatatatatatatatattccttttCTAGAAAATTGACATTATAAGCAAGTTGATAAATTTAGCAGGAGGACAATGAAGGCAAATTTTAAATCTGAAAGAGGTTGCCTATTGTATTTCTTTATCACATCTTAGCAGACCTTGAAAATGCTTTTCTTGGCTAGGATTAGCAAGGGTGTGCCTCTATGGCAATTCCTGCTCTGTCCTTAGAAATCACATTTTTTATGTGAGTTCACTATTAGAATTGTGAGGTAAAGTTTTTTCTGAAGGGGAAAAACTTTTACTTTGCCATGATCATTAGAGGAAATtgtcttgttctttctttctcatgagagtattatttgattattggCTCATTTTACAAGTAATCTCTAGTTCTTTGGAGATAGTTTTCACTTTAATAGAGAAACCCATTCATGGTAGGTCTTTCTCATTTTTAAGCAGATAGTAAATGTGGTTACTCTAAGGTGTGTCTTAGGACTCTGGTGGAGAATATATTTGTAACTTTCAAGGAATACAGtgatcatttttattatttcttgatAAATTCTGGGTTTACCTCATTACAAATTTATTTGGGGGGCCtgtttacttttgtttttggtcTGAACTATTTCTCAGAAATTGTGTTTCGTTCTATCAAacttgaattttcattttctaagtaaaaatgtttaaaaccATTTATCTTCAATCTTTTGATGATGTAAATTTAACTTTCCTTCTTTGGCTTTTCTCAGATCAACTGTTCCAGGTATTGTGGAAATTGCAATTGATCATAACATGCCcataacttataatatatttagGTTTATGATAATGCTGTTGGCTGTTGGCTGCTGTCAACATAAAGTGCCACTTGCTAGTTAACTACACTAACTGTAGATTGCCTTTAAATATTGCATATTAACCCAATGGAAGGGGGCTACTGTTACCTAAACCGTTTGGTTTTTGCTATATATGCATTTCAGAGTCAGTATGAAACGTTTTTGACGCTATAAGTGGATAACTGCAGGAAAGTTATTCCAGGCTAACAAATTTAGTGGTCTTTCAAGATGTCGCATTCTTAGTGTTTAGTCCAACAGCTGCATGAGCAGATTCATGGGTGCTTGTTTCATTTCCTTGTAAATTTTATGTTGGTAGGTTGATCACttaaaattaatctaacaaatGCCTGATTCCTTGTAGGAACGAAGCATCAGTCACACCAAGATTACTTGGAAAAAGCTGACAAAGCACGGAGTCAACGGCTTTCTTCTTCTAAATAATAGTTGAGTTCTTTGATCAAGTTAAAGAGTTTCCTTCATCAACCTTTTGATAGTCAGCATAGAAGCTCGTGCTGCATGCTACTCTGTTCTTTTATATCCTTGATGCACTAAAACTGTAAAACCTGGAATGCTAAAAAAGGTAAAGGTCAAAGAAATAATATACTACTAGATGCTGCTTTTGACTTGTGGAAAGTAGTAATAGAAGGTCACCTTCAATGTGAACATTTGTTTCATATTTGTGattataaatttgattatgaatcaAAAGTTTTTCCCCTGGAGtttgttatttctttcaaGAATTTATCGAATATTTAGGTCATTAATTAGTGCATGATCTTCTTGCATAAAGAGTAGAATTCgaatctttttttcttacctataaaaaaaaaaaccttaaaagaTTGGTTTAACTTTATAAAGTACCAATTTGTCTTCCAGCTGACTATCTGGTTCATATTTTTTGTCATGCTCGCTGTGTCAAAAACCAAGCATGATAACATTTTGGAAAATGTGCTACAGTTTTGCAATTGAAGCAATGTGTTACTCCTTTTCCTACTTCTAGCGTTGATGAAATCTTCTGAGTCATTAATATATGCCTTCAACTGAAACAGAggaagaagatgaaaaataaattattccatTATAGACAAAGGAAGCTAAGGAGAATTTAAACACGTTGAAAGGTACTCTCTTCATACCGATATCGAGCTATTGCAGGCTGCTATCGAAGGAAACAAAGTGTGCTTCCTGTAACATCTCCAGCTCTTCTACACTCTCTACAGTGCTGTCAgaacttctcattttcttatGGCGGCTTCTCGAAACTGCTTAAGCTTGTCTCTGGCCTGATGGATTCAGAGGTTAAGGAAACAGGAACTCCTTCATTTGATCCGAATCCCATGAAAGACTGATCATCAGAAAACGATGACTCCATCCTTCTCTTCCTATCAGCAGGACACATGTCTGCCATAGCTACGATCATCATTCATTACTTATCTCATCTCTAATCTAAATGGGTTGCCAAAGTGgaaaatgtataaaaacatgtaaCCACCTACGTTCACTTGCATGTacaaaagggaagaaaagagagagatgtGAACATTCGAAACCTTCTGAACTTTACGAGTCAATGCAACAACTTTGCTCTTTAATCTGCGAGCACGTTCCAAGTTTAAGGTATTGATCTTTGATGTAAGCGCCTCTAGCAATGGATATGCTTCAATTTCTAAATCTTTTTCCTTTGGAACACCAAATGAGTTGCTAACATTGCTCCAAATGTAATCAATTCAGGCAGTAGAAAACGATGGACCGTAAAAAGATGTTTGTTGTATGGCCGATGGAtgtttttatgaataaaatgtaTATGTAGAATTATTTTGTTAGATAATGAATTTAATGTATGTGATAGGGTTGTTAtagtaaatattattttgatgatgattgatgtaattgtatttgttaaattttaaagtgatCATTCTTATTATGaaatttgtattttatattattttgatgattatttattttttttgtctataCTTTAATTGTAAGTATCACATATGTTTATTACTTTTGATTAATCTAGGCTAAAGATTGTGAATAACTTGGTTACAAC
It includes:
- the LOC18595447 gene encoding pentatricopeptide repeat-containing protein At1g80880, mitochondrial, whose protein sequence is MLMALLSLARRLQRTHSQILFPFLLHHPAAISSPSPSPSTQQLLFPSLAFHQTLFISSRTLLFTSRFSTLQSLSTQTLNYPFEFTPPAIHGPDSQEQALLHLLKRVAHFSSEAEAMASLDESGIKATQDLVYSVIGTLREEWRLAFLAFKWGEKCGNTGENTYELMIWVLGNHRKFNMAWCLIRDLFRSSMDTRRAMFIMIDRYAAASDPCKAIQTFHTMEKFRMTPDEEAFRTLLNALCSYGYVEEAEEIMLQNKKLFPLETDGFNIVLNGWCNILVDVVEAKRVWREMSKYCIMPNGTSYTHMISCFSKDGNLFDSLRLYNEMKKRGWDPGIEVYKSLVYVLTRENCLNEAQNILKKMKETGLQPDSATYNSMIRPLCEAEKLEEARNILSTMKEENLSPTIETYHAFLHGVGFEGTLEVFNCMKVANLGPTGDTFLLVLGKFFKMEQPEQALKIWAEMKHFEVLPDSSHYIALVEGLVTSGWLDKAREYYDEMRSYGFWDDPKLKKQLEEPKQCSGSKRQRGPREGKRSKKLNLWKGNKVRRKEEVNANKK
- the LOC18595448 gene encoding uncharacterized protein LOC18595448, which encodes MGNEAKTTPTTASGSKVGGGGFRARMEHYIYSGKKKHVMAGIAIIAVVFGAPWFLMNRGTKHQSHQDYLEKADKARSQRLSSSK